TGGCGATCTTCTCCGAACAGGACGACCTCGCGTAATGTGTCAAACTTATCGTTTCCGGGGCGATACGGGTCACCGTGCGTCAGGAAGTATGGTTCATTCTTCTGACGCGAAATCACGTGACACTGTCCGCAAACCTTTGCGGATTCAACAGGATCCATAGTTCCCGGGTGGGCGACCGCAGATTTCACATCGGTCGACTTATTCTTTGCCAGCTCAACATGTTCAGAACCGGGGCCGTGACAGGCTTCACAACTGATCCCCAGTTCTCCAACACTGTGCATGGATCTGGTCGGTCCACTCATCCGGGGTTCCCCGCCGGTGGCATGACAACCAATGCATTTCATGTTCCAGATGTTGAACGTGACTGTGTCACGCGGTGGACTCAGAAAAGAATCAATCCGATAGACCCAGCGTTGGCTGTCAATGTGATAGACCCACGGAAACTGCACCAGTGTCCCGTTGGGATTCTGCATCCAGTATGTCTGATGAAGATGTGAACCTGTTGTCATTACAATCTGTCGATGAACGGACGGAAGATTCACGGAACTGTCCGACTGGCCGTTGATGTAGGCACGCATTTCTGCACCAGGGTCAACGGTATCGACCCAGAATTCGTCACCCTGACGATGAAGATGGTACTCGCGTCCCCGGCTGGTCAGATGGATGTCGTTGAACGACGGGACAACGCTCTCGTCAGAGGCTTCCTGTGTCATTGTGCGGTGCCACGTTTTGAACCAGCTGTTGAATTCGGGTTCGTGGCATTCCCTGCAGGCGGTGGCGGATACAAATCCATCTTCTGTATTGCAGGAAGGAAGGCTGCCGGCCTCGACAGCAGGTTTCGATGGCAAACGGGCCTTAGATTTTACCGGATCCATCCCATCGCTAGTTATTAAACTTGAGATAAGAAGTGTCGCGATGGTTGCAAGAAGGACAAATCCCGGAACAAACTTCTTCACGCTGACGCCGCCTCAAGCTCCCGAGGTCAGGTGATCCGCGGGTAAAAAAGGGAGAAAAGCCGGCTCTGTCACAAGCGCAGACAGGTGGCCAGTGGCATTTCGGTGTTTTCTCACAAACTGGAGTTTTCGATTGTGTTAATTTATTAAATAGAATAAAAATAGCCAGTGGGAGATGAACTTTTACCGAACTTCTTTTTGCGACCCGGAGGAAAATTCGAATGAAGAGGAACCTGAAGAAGGGATTTACGCTGATTGAATTGTTGGTGGTCATCGCCATCATCGCCATCTTGATCGCGTTGTTGTTGCCTGCCGTTCAGCAGGCTCGAGAAGCCGCTCGACGGACTCAATGTCGAAATCATTTGAAGCAACTTGCGCTGGCACTGCACAATTATCATGATGTGTATGACCAGTTTCCGATGGGGCGCTACGTGTGCCAATGCTTCGCCGGCCAATCCTGACCCTTGCGGAACCAGCTTCCGCGACGAAGACTGGGGCACCACCTGGGCGATTGCTTTGTTGCCCTATGTTGAGCAGGCCAACCTGTTTAATCAGTGGGATTCCAGCAAGAGTTCCTACGATCAGTCTCCTCACGCGGCTGGACACGGAATGTCATTGGTGTTGAGTTGTCCTTTATGAAGTGTCCAAGTGACAGTGACACGGCGGCAGCTTCTGGTAGTGGCCCTGCTGGCGGAGCCGTCCTGGGGGGCCTTATGCGAAAGGGAACTACGCTGCCAACTATGGTGGTGGATACGCTCAGGAGAACACAGGTGGCAATGGTGTTGACGGAAAGCCGGGCTGGACTGGCGCGAACCTTGGTCCGTTTCACATGCGAGGTGCGGGTTCTCCTCCTCGTCGTTAAAGCGCAAGCTTTCGAGACATGAAGGACGGGACAAGCAACACAATTGCCGTTGGTGAAATTCTGAAGGAACTGAGCAACGGTGACCTTCGTGGTGCATGGGGCCATGCCTCAGCGCAATTTTCAGCGGTTATACGGGGACAGTGAATTCATCGCCATATCGTCCAAATGACGGGCCAAATGGGATAGCAACCCCGAACGCTCCGGCGATGGATAACAACGGCAATCGAACACCGTGGGCCGATTGCCCCGCGTTCTGCGGAAGCGGGCGCCGGCGATAAGCAACTGTTGTGTCTGGATTGCGGTGGTGATGGCCGCGGTGGAAACACGGCACGCAGTCGCCACACCGGAGGAGCCCAGTTTGCAATGTGTGACGGAAGCTGCACGATTCATCAGCGAAAATATCGATCGCGAACTCTACCGTGGCTTGCTGACAATCAGAGGCGGCGAAATTCTCGGCGAGTTCTAAAGCAACGCTGCCGTGATTTCAAACTGAAATGACTCTGGCAGACTGTTGTTTGCCAGAGTCTCTTCTTGCAGACCGAATCTTTTTTTATCGTCAGGACATCAGGCGAAGCAGCCATTCCATGTTCTGTAGAATTCAATTCCAGTCTTCGGCGGCACAAACGAAACGGGGGCATCTGTCTGCCTGTTTCGGCACTGGATTCGAAGACTTGCTACGGAGAAAATGTGACCTATGAAGTATCGACTTCACGGAATTGTCTTGTCGACGATGGCAATTCAGACAATTGCTACCGGCTGATGCAGGGGCATGATGCGTGTGTTGCTGAATGTTTGCCGCGTATTTGGCCTCGGTGTGACATTGAATGCAGGATGCATTGCCGGTTTTTCCACGCGTGATCAGCTTGTGAAGGAATGTTGGTCGCCAGTATGGAAATCCAGACCGCGATGGAAGATACCCATTCGCTGGATCCCAATAAATTTTCCGATGAACACAAGCCGACAGTATCCGCAATCATGGACAAGATGCAGGAACTGCAGAATGCCAGGGGGCGGGACGAAGCCAAAGACATCCTTGACAAAATGGAGGAACTGGCGGAAAAACTGCCGCGAAATTAATTGCAGATCGCGCCCGGAAAGAATGCATTCGAAACCAGAATTCAGACAGCTGCCATCTCACGTGAGAGGGCAGCTTTTCTTTTTGGTTGCCGTATCAGGAGCGATAGAGCATCGCGCGGCGCGGCAATTCGTCCTGTTTTGTGCTCGTTCATCATCGACTTGATATCAACTTGAGGACGCTGGTGGCTAATATTTACGGCCATTCAGGCTTTGCGGCATGCATGCGATGTGGGATGCATTCAGCTGACATCAGGAGAAGGTCGAATAGATGAACGGGTTGAACCTGAAAACAGTTCTGATGCTCATCAGCCTGTCAGCAATGCCAGCGGTGGAGGCGGGTGGTACGCCGCTGCAGAGTGATGCCAACACTGAGACAGCAGATTCTGAGCTCACAGGTGCGATTCTGATTGAGCCTGAATCTCTGCCGAATGGTGCAGCTGTTTCAGAGATCAGAATTCAGGCCGTTGGTGCTGACGGAGCACCGCTTCGTTTTAATGGTCCTGTGACCGTCAGCGGGATGACGCGACGAAAACCTCAGGTGGACGCTTCAGTTCCGTTTGAACCATTCGAATGCGTTGCAGATTTTGACGATGGCATTCTTGTGCTCAATTCAGATGTTGCTGATGGGCGGCACATTTCCATTTCAGAAAGTGGATTGACCATTCGCGAGGGCGAAAGTGTTATCGCCACGCAGCTACAGCCCAGTCGGCTGAGTGACTGGTGGCGCATCGTTCCACCAGTCATTGCCATTCTCCTGGCAATTGTGATCCGGGACGTCAACGTCTCGTTGATCCTGGCGACATTCGCAGGGTGCCTGTTGTATCACAACTTTACAGACATCCCGGGGGCGATCAATCAGCTTTGCGCGACACTGCAGAACCAGTTGGCAGATTCTGATCATGCTTCGGTAATTCTGTTCACGGTGTTTCTTGGGGCGATGATCGGACTGATGAATGACAGTGGTGGCACCCAGGCTGTTGTAAACCGAATGGCAAAGTACGCTAACACACGGGAACGCGGCCAGTTGCTCACCTGGTTGATGGGACTGGTTGTCTTCTTCGATGACTACGCAAACGCATTGCTGATTGGAGGAGCCATGCGCCCGCTGAGTGATCGACTCAGGATCTCACGGGAGAAGCTTGCATTTCTGATCGATTCGACAGCAGCCCCCATCGCAGGCCTCGCCGTTGTCTCTACGTGGGTTGCATTTGAGATTGATCAAATTGCTGCGGGGCTTGCCATTGCCGGAATCAAAGCCGAAGCATCGACGGTCTTTTACGAGAGCATACCGTATCGGATATATCCGATACTGGCGCTGGCGATGGTGGCTACCATCGCGAAGACTGGCAAAGATTTTGGTCCGATGCTTTCAGCCGAACGTGAAGCGTGGCGGCGTGCTCCCGCAATGAACCCGCAGGTCCAGGAAGCGGTTGTCACCGGGAACATGGCGTTTGCCGTTCTTCCCGTTGTGACGCTTGTTGGTCTGGTGATTGTTGGTTTTCTGAATGATGTTGATTCTTACAGGTTGCTGCTGATCGCTTCGTTTATTGCGTCAGTGATAGCATTCCTGTTGCCATTTTTCTGGCGAAAAATGTCGTTTGAGGAATGTTCTGCCAGCTGGACTCGCGGCGTGGGTTCGATGATTCCGGCAGTTATCGTTCTTATTCTTGCATGGGCGGTTTCTGATGTTTGTCGTCCGGACAAACTGGATACGGCCGGGTTCATCATTAACCGCGTTGGTGATTCGATTCGGCCGCAGTTTCTGCCTTCCATTGCGTTCATTGTTGCCGGAGCAATTTCACTTTCCATCGGTAGCTCATTCACGACCATGGCCCTGCTGACACCGTTGTTCATTCCATTGTGCTGGTCATTATCAACGGAGGGTGGCGTAACAGAGTTTTCTGCATCCAGCACTGTGTTTCTCGCAACGGTTGGGGCCATACTGGCAGGTGCAATTTTTGGTGATCACTGTTCCCCGATTTCAGATACAACGGTGCTGTCTTCGGCAGCCTCCGGTTGTGATCACTTGAAGCATGTGAACACTCAGTTTCCGTATGCTTTGCTGGCGGGGGTGTTTTCACTATTGACGGGGTATTTGCCAATGGGTTTTGGCGTTCCCTGGTGGATCACAGTGCCTCTGGGAATGGCCGTCATAGTCGGAGCAATCGTTGTCCTGGGAAAACGGCCAGACGAAGTGGGACGCTCTGCTTCGGATTCCGAATGATGAAGTGCGGACTGATTTCCTGGTTCGATGCTTTTGTTCGCTTAACCTGACAAGCCACAATGCTGACCTGATCTTCCCGATCGACAAACCCTTCGTGAACGTTCTATCCGTCGAGATTCATTATGTCACAGGCACCGCTCAAGGGCATCTTTACTCCGAATCTGGTTCCTTACTCATCAGATGGTGACATCAACGAACCTGAACTTCGACGCTATGTCGACTGGTTGATTTCGCGCGGGGTCCACGGACTGTACCCGAATGGATCCACAGGGGAGTTCACACGGTTTACTCCCGAGGAGCGACGGCGAATTCTGGCAATCATTGCAGATCAGGTACGCGGACGCGTTCCAATTCTGGCCGGGGCCGCGGAAGCCAATGTGAAAGAGACGATCCGGGCGTGTGAGTATTATCATTCTCTGGGGATTCGCGCCGTCGCGATCGTGGCACCGTTCTATTACAAACTGAGTCCTGCGTCAGTCTATGCTTACTTTAGGGAGATTGGTCGGAACACTCCGATCGATGTGACTCTTTACAACATCCCGATGTTTGCCAGTCCGATTGATGTTCCAACAATCCAGCGGTTGTCGGAAGAGTGCGAAAAGATCGTCGCGATCAAGGATTCTTCCGGTGATATTCCCCACATGATCCGCATGATTCAGGCTGTTAAGCCCAATCGCCCGGATTTTGCCTTTCTGACTGGCTGGGATGCCGCATTGATGCCCATGTTGCTGGTGGGGTGTGATGGGGGGACGAATGCCAGTTCGGGTATTGTGCCGGAATTGACCCGCAAATTGTATGACCTGACGACCAGCTATCAGATTGATGCAGCACGCGAAGTGCAGTATGACCTGATCCGCCTGTTTGACACGATGATCTATTCGGCCGAATTTCCAGAAGGGTTCCGCGCTGCCGTTGAACTACGTGGCTTCCGCATGGGACAGGGGCGACAACCATTGTCGGACGATCAGCGTACTGATCTGACTGTGCTGAGCAGAGAATTACAGTGTCTCCTTTCTCAGCACGGTTTTACCGATCAACCTGTTGGTGGATGTCCTGTGGGAGATTCAAATCCATCATCGTCGGGTGAAGAGGTTGGTGCGATTGTGCAGCAGGTTGTCTCGGAACTCCGCCGCCGGGGACTCATGTAGGCCGCTGACATGACATCAGTTCATGTTGTGCCACCTGGCTGGCCCTGGTCGCGAAGTTGTCCTGTGATTTGAATCAGCTGCTCGATCGATTGATGCGAATGGGGATCGAATCGCAGACTCTCGTACAACTCGTACCAACGGACGAACAACTCTTGCTGTTGCGTCGGTTGGGCGGCTCCGATTCTGGCTGCAAACTGGTGCACGGTTTCGTTTGAATGGCGTTCGAAGCCGGATCGTTTCAGCATGAGTTCCACAGAAATTCTTGCGTTGGTCAGGTGCGATATGAATTCAGGCTTTGTTCGCGGATCTGAAAGATCCTTTGATCGTTTGATCCTGGTCAACAGCGAGTAAATCAGCGGAGTCAGGTACCAAAGGCCACCTAAAGCAGCAATGAGGGTGACGAACTTATAGAGTCGTATTCGTTTTATGGAATCCATGAATCGAGTCATGGACATACGTATGGCCTGTTGCCATGCGGCCAGCCCCGATGTCTCCCTCGCTTGAGGTACGCCCGTACCCGGAGTTGGTTCGACAAGAACCCAGCGACTTTGTTCTTCGTCGAAGGCTTCGACCCAGGCGTGCGCGTCCTTGCGTCGAGCAATCCAGAAGCCTGAGGTTGAGCTCCTTTCTCCTGCAACATATCCCGTAACAAATCTTGCGGGGACGCCCGCTTCACGCAGAATCACGACTGCCGCAGTTGCAAAATACTCGCAGTGGGCAGCGGGTTTGTTTTCGAGAAAGTATCCAAGTGGGTCTTCACGACGAGGAATGTAGACGCGCGTTCCATACTCGAAATTGTTGTGAAAGTAGTTTTCAACACGTCTGATCTTTTCTCGTGCCGATTCGGCTCCATCGCAAATACTATGAGCCGCCTTTGTAACTCGTTCGTCCAGGCTCACCGCCAGCTGAAGGTAGAGAGAACGGTCATTATCAGTCAGATCAACGCTTCGAGACTTTGATGGCAGCAGGACTCGATAGTGATTTTCAGCGTGCTGTGACTTGCGTTTCACATTGCCGGAAGAATCCTGTGTATACGCGCCTTTCTGCGTGATGAGACAGTTGGCCGACCGTGGTAAGAGGAAGTATTGCCCGCCGGCACCCTGCTCAGGCCAGATATCAACCACTGATTCCGGTGATGCGAGTCGGCCGGGCTTGAGGCGGTAGATGCCATCATCCTCTCTGACAAAGCTGGAGATGTCGTCCGATGAAATCTCTCGTAATTGACTTTCAGCCGGACTTGCTGTCCAGACATTGTTGTCGAAATGATCAAACGCACAGCCGCCGAGATAGGTAACTGAGTTTGCACCATGAACTCGCAGCATCATTGTTTCGCCCGAGAATTCGGACCAGCCTGTGATGCTGTGCAGCCCGGCCCGGCCTGTGAATCCACTGCAGACATCACGACTTTCCGTGTCGGTCAGGTCAGCAATCCATGAGGACAGCGTCTTTTCGTTTTCCGCCAGGATTCGTGATCCGAGTGCTCCGGCCAGCGAGCCCAGAACCACTGGCAGGCTGAATAGAAAGCGGCGTAACGCGACATTCGTCTGTATGCGGGAATATGTGCGCCGTTCGCTCAGCAGCAGCATAATCATCATTACGCCCAGCGAGCCGGACACTGCGTAGAGCGAGCGTTCTGCATCAGTGACCTGAACGTCACCGACAAAGACGATGGCAAGTCCACCCAGAATCGGAAATCGGGATGGAAGGCGTCGACTGCATGGAATCGTCGCCAGAAGAAAGATCTGCAGCAGGATCAGCAGGCAGACAATTTCATAGGCAAGTTCTGAATAGACGAACGTATGCTGAGGCGAAAGTTCGTGTGGTAAGGTGAAATACTTTATGCCCTGACAGATCGTTATCACGGATGCCCATCGTAAGAAACGAAGTGGCGGTAGCCATTGTCTCCGTGAGACCTGACATGCGATCACTGTCAGAAGCAGATAAATGATGGCTCCGGCCATGCCATCCATAAGCTTCCATAGTAAAAGGCACTGAAGACTCAGAAAGCAGACAGCAACGATTCTCTGCGCAGGATTCGCAGAAACGAATGATCGTGCGTTGTCCACTGGCGGCATCATAATTTCAGTACCTCGCCATTGACGATTGTGTCCGGTGCCATCCGGATAAACTGGACGCCGTCTTCCGGAAACGGCAGTTCCGATTCGGATTCGTTTACAAGCACCACCCTGAATTCGCAACCAGCAGCATGAATGCCATCAACGAGAGTTTGTCGTTCGAGATCCCAGTGCAGAAACACGCAGAATACCGTTGAAATTGACTTCAGCTCTTCAGTGACGGCTGGAGTTAATTCCGGAAGAGGATTTGTTGTTGTGGAGCCAATTCCAGCAAGAATCTCGAGAAGGCGATCAAAGTGATAGGCGCCGGTTGCACCACGGAAAACATGTAATTCGGGTCCGGCCGCAAACATATCCAGAAGTGATTCGGCAGTCTGCATTGATGCTGCAAGGCTCGCAACAAAACAGATGGCCGCTTCAAGATTCTTATTTGATGCAGCGTTCGGAATCTTCAGTGGGTTCCATCGACTGGTGGGCGTAACCCTGGTGTCGAGTACAATGGCGACGCGCATACAGAATTCATCCATGTACTCGCGCACGACGGGTCGTCCAAGCCTTGCCCAGGCTCGAAAGTTAATTCGCGACGCCGGTTCGCCGTAACTGTATTCCCGGTTTCCCACGAATTCAGGAGAATTGCCATCGTGTTTTTGCAGCAACATCCCACCGGGTTGATGACGTGAGCCCGCTGGGATGTTTAGTTCCGGGATCATGTGAAAGTCCGGCAGGACATGCAGTGGCTGAGCGAGTGCCGTGCACTTTCCAAATCGCATCAGATTGAAGGGGAATGTGCTGTGGATTCGCAACGGGGGCAGGTCATAAATACCGCGTGTGGAGGTGGAGAGTGTGACGGGAAGTTCGGCAGACTCACCTGCACGAATTGAAGGAATCATCTCGTGTTTGTTTGCGTGCCGGATTGGCCGTGGAAGTCCATGAAACATGGCCATGATGTCAAAAACAGGCCATCGACCGATGTTTCTAATGGTCAGTGTTCCGCAGACGGTTTGCCCCATTTGTATACTTGATGGCATCGTCAGGACCGCGGACAGCTTCGGCCGAAACAACTGTCCCAATGCCTCCGCGAACAGGACGACGCAGGTCAGGACGCAAAAGAACTGATAGACCGGCAGTTGAACGGTGACAGAACCCAGCCCGCTGATGCCGATCAGGAAGAAGCAAACGCGCCCGGCCGGTGTCAGACGAAAGGCCAGATGACCTTCAGAAAGTCGTTTCGTCTTTCGTTTCACAGGGCCATTCTTCCCCGAATCGAATCCGCTTGTTCCAGCGTAATCATGCCGGAACCGGAAGGGATTCCACGATTTCTCTGATCAGGTCCGAACACATGATTCCGCTGTAGCGTGCCTTCGATGTCCGGACAACTCGATGGGCCAGCACAGGAGCAGCGACCAGCTGGACATCATCCGGAAGTACATACGAACGCTGGTCCAGCATGGCTGCCGATTGAGCTGCGCGAAACAGCATCAGTGAACCACGCGGACTGACACCTAGTTTCAGCATGTTGTGGTATCTGGTGCTGTTCACGATCTCAATCATGTATTCAGCGACAGATTGTTCGACTGTGATCTCACGCACGTGTTTTTGAATTGACAGGATGTCTGCCTGATTGAGTATCGGTGTGAGGTCATCGATTGGTAACGCGACAGCCTGATCGAACAACATCGCAACCTCCATTTCCTTCTCCGGGTAGCCAAGGCTGACGCGCATGAGGAAGCGGTCAAGCTGAGCTTCGGGAAGCGGATAGGTGCCATGGAAATCCACGGGGTTTTGAGTGGCCAGAACAATGAATGGCTTTGGCAGATCGTGCCTGACACCTTCAATTGTCGCCTGACCTTCGCTCATCGCCTCAAGCAAAGCGGATTGTGTTCGCGGGGAAGCCCGGTTGATTTCATCTGCCAGCAGGACACTGCAGAAAACGGGCCCCTGCTGAAAACGAAAGGTGCCATCCCTGGGGTTGTAGATTGAAGAGCCAAGGATGTCATTCGGCAGCAGATCCGGGGTAAACTGAACGCGGCCAAATTCGGCGCCGGACAGCTTGGCCAGGGCTTTGGCCAGTGTCGTCTTGCCGACACCGGGGACATCTTCCATCAGTATGGAGCCACCAGCGGCGATTGCTGTGAGAATCAGTCGAATCGCATCGTCCTTGCCTCGAATGACACGTCCAAGAGTGTTCCGCAGCTTCTGCAGCCTGTCATGAAGTTCGGATAGGTCTTGCCCTGGCTCTGTCACTGGCATTGCTGGAATTCAATTTCTGGAAGGCTGTGGGGCGGGTATTTCAAAACATACTGGAGAAGTCGCCGGACGACTGTAATCCGGTCCGATTCAGTTGGCATAGTTCATGCAGATTTGAAATCACGAGATTGGCCGTGTGGAGATTCCATTAGCTTCAAAAAAGTGATGAGCATCGTGTCGAAAATGAGTCAGGAATTTTCCAGCGGCGTCTGTTCGCCGTGTTTCCCGTTGGCCCCTTTTTGTCTCGTCGAAAGTTACAGACACCTGAATCGGCTTGTTTCCTGATATCGAAGAGTTTCGGGCCGCGTGAAGATTAGCATTCCTCATGGTTTATGAAACGCTGCTCGCCAATGCCGGACGGATTGTTCACGGAAATTCAAAGCGGCAGGTTCGCGTGGTCCGAGGCTCCCGATTCTCGTCTGCCCGGAGGGTTGGTCTTGTGGCTTTTCCGGGGTTTCCGGTAGTCTGCGACCACTCTTCAGCAAACTCTGCGTCAGGTGATCAATGTTATGAAACACCGAATTTTCGTTGCCGGGCACCGTGGAATGGTGGGGGCTGCGATCGTGCGCTCGCTCAACCGTACCCAAACGGCAGAAATTCTGACGCGTACGCGGGCGGAACTGGATCTCTGCAACCGAGAGGCCGTGCAGGACTTTTTATCAGCAGAACGACCGGATGTTGTGATTCTTGCGGCAGCACGTGTTGGAGGCATTCAGGCTAATCTGGATGCCCCTGCAGAGTTCATCTACGAAAATCTGCAGATTCAGAACAGTGTCATCCATGGGTCCTGGGTTGCCGGAGTCCGAAAACTTTGTTTCCTCGGCAGTTCATGCATCTATCCCCGCCTGTGCCCTCAGCCCATGAAGGAAGAATACTTGCTGACGGGCCCGGTTGAGCCGACCAATGAGGGCTACGCGATTGCAAAGATTGCCGGCCTGAAGATGGCCCAGGCGTATCATCGGCAATATGGAATGGACGTACTTTGTGCGATGCCGTGTAATCTGTACGGCCCCAATGACAGCTTTGACCTTCAAAAATCACATGTATTAAGTGCGCTGGTGCGACGATTCGTTGATGCGCACGATTCGCAGATGCCTTCATTGACCTTATGGGGGACAGGTGCAGCGAGAAGAGAGTTCATGCATGTGGATGATCTTGCGGAAGCGGTGCTGTTCGCAATGGAACACTGGCAGTCGCCGGAAGTTATCAACATCGGCACAGGGGTCGACGTGTCGATTCGTGAGCTTGCAGAAGCGATTGCGGCGGAGGTTGGGTTCAAAGGCGAGTTGAAGTGGGACACTTCGAAACCAGATGGTATGCCGCGAAAGTGTATGGATGTGTCCAGACTGCAGAGTCTCGGGTATGAATCTCGCATCAGTCTGTCGGAAGGAATCCGTCAGATGATCAGCGAGTATCGATGTATCAAAAGCAATTCCATTGCTGACAACGACTTGAAGGATAAAGTCAATGATTCCGCTCATGAAGAACGCATTCCATCGGGAGCTGGAAACCCGACGGGCCCTGGCGGAATTCATTCTGGAAGCGCCGCGGCTTAGTATGGATACCGAATGCTTCCGTTTTGAAGAAGCATTCGCAGCTCACGAAGGACGCCGAGACGCGATCCTCTTCAATAGTGGCGGAAGTGCAAACCTTGCGCTGATGCAGGCGCTGAAGAATCTTGGTCGACTGGAAGACGAAGACAGAGTGGGTTTTTCTGCCCTCACGTGGGCAACCAACGTCATGCCCATCCTTCAGCTGGGTATGCAGCCGGTTCCTGTTGACTGCGATCCACAAACTCTGAACTGCATGTCCGAAAATCTTGAGCATCGCCTTCGGACAACAAAGCTGAAGTGTTTCTTCTTGACCAACGTGCTCGGCTACTGTGGTGATCTGGAGAATATTCGCCGAATCTGCGAAGAACGAGACATCATTCTGGTCGAGGATAATTGCGAATCGCTTGGAACGGAATTGCATACGGGGCGTGCCGGTGGCTTCGGCGTCGCCGCGACATTCTCTTTTTACGTTGCGCACCATATGTCAACCATCGAAGGTGGCATGGTTTGCACAGATGACGAAGAGCTGGCGGAAATGCTTCGCATCGTGCGGGCCAATGGCTGGGATCGTAATCTCAGAGCATCGCAGCAGATGAAGCTGCGTAATGAATTTCGCGTGAAGGGCGAGTTCGAAGCCAAGTACACGTTTTATGATCTGGGCTACAATCTTCGGCCAACGGAAATTACGGGCTTTCTCGGCAACCTGCAGTTGCAGCATCTGGACGACACTGTGCAGAAGCGAGCTGCGATACATGAACGGCTGGATGCCGCTGCTCAGCAAAATCCGGATTTGATCGGCCTCGATCGATCCCATATCAGGACGCTCAGCAGTTTCGCGTATCCGGTAATTTGTCGAAGCGAAGCAATTCGCGACCGCTTTGTTTTCCAGTTTGCAGGCGCAGGTGTTGAAATTCGCCCTGTGATCGCCGGTAACATGCAGCGACAGCCGTTTTACAGCCGTTATGTTGAACGACTTTATGATTTACCGGGGGCTGAATTTCTCCATAATAACGGCGTCTACTTTGGCGTGTATCCCGAACTGACGGAAACGGATCTGAATGTTCTCGGCGGATGTTTGAGCAGTTACTCGGGTAGTGCGTCCCGCGCGGCCTGAATGGTCTCGACTTGTAGAGGCCGATGCCAAAGCCGACAGTCCATTGAAGAACCATACGAAAGACAGCCCGAAGTATTAATGAGGGATGATTTCACGGGACATCCATC
This region of Planctomycetaceae bacterium genomic DNA includes:
- a CDS encoding DUF1559 domain-containing protein, translating into MTSFRWGATCANASPANPDPCGTSFRDEDWGTTWAIALLPYVEQANLFNQWDSSKSSYDQSPHAAGHGMSLVLSCPL
- a CDS encoding DUF1559 domain-containing protein, whose protein sequence is MCLDCGGDGRGGNTARSRHTGGAQFAMCDGSCTIHQRKYRSRTLPWLADNQRRRNSRRVLKQRCRDFKLK
- a CDS encoding Na+/H+ antiporter NhaC family protein → MNGLNLKTVLMLISLSAMPAVEAGGTPLQSDANTETADSELTGAILIEPESLPNGAAVSEIRIQAVGADGAPLRFNGPVTVSGMTRRKPQVDASVPFEPFECVADFDDGILVLNSDVADGRHISISESGLTIREGESVIATQLQPSRLSDWWRIVPPVIAILLAIVIRDVNVSLILATFAGCLLYHNFTDIPGAINQLCATLQNQLADSDHASVILFTVFLGAMIGLMNDSGGTQAVVNRMAKYANTRERGQLLTWLMGLVVFFDDYANALLIGGAMRPLSDRLRISREKLAFLIDSTAAPIAGLAVVSTWVAFEIDQIAAGLAIAGIKAEASTVFYESIPYRIYPILALAMVATIAKTGKDFGPMLSAEREAWRRAPAMNPQVQEAVVTGNMAFAVLPVVTLVGLVIVGFLNDVDSYRLLLIASFIASVIAFLLPFFWRKMSFEECSASWTRGVGSMIPAVIVLILAWAVSDVCRPDKLDTAGFIINRVGDSIRPQFLPSIAFIVAGAISLSIGSSFTTMALLTPLFIPLCWSLSTEGGVTEFSASSTVFLATVGAILAGAIFGDHCSPISDTTVLSSAASGCDHLKHVNTQFPYALLAGVFSLLTGYLPMGFGVPWWITVPLGMAVIVGAIVVLGKRPDEVGRSASDSE
- a CDS encoding dihydrodipicolinate synthase family protein, with product MSQAPLKGIFTPNLVPYSSDGDINEPELRRYVDWLISRGVHGLYPNGSTGEFTRFTPEERRRILAIIADQVRGRVPILAGAAEANVKETIRACEYYHSLGIRAVAIVAPFYYKLSPASVYAYFREIGRNTPIDVTLYNIPMFASPIDVPTIQRLSEECEKIVAIKDSSGDIPHMIRMIQAVKPNRPDFAFLTGWDAALMPMLLVGCDGGTNASSGIVPELTRKLYDLTTSYQIDAAREVQYDLIRLFDTMIYSAEFPEGFRAAVELRGFRMGQGRQPLSDDQRTDLTVLSRELQCLLSQHGFTDQPVGGCPVGDSNPSSSGEEVGAIVQQVVSELRRRGLM
- a CDS encoding transglutaminase-like domain-containing protein — translated: MMPPVDNARSFVSANPAQRIVAVCFLSLQCLLLWKLMDGMAGAIIYLLLTVIACQVSRRQWLPPLRFLRWASVITICQGIKYFTLPHELSPQHTFVYSELAYEIVCLLILLQIFLLATIPCSRRLPSRFPILGGLAIVFVGDVQVTDAERSLYAVSGSLGVMMIMLLLSERRTYSRIQTNVALRRFLFSLPVVLGSLAGALGSRILAENEKTLSSWIADLTDTESRDVCSGFTGRAGLHSITGWSEFSGETMMLRVHGANSVTYLGGCAFDHFDNNVWTASPAESQLREISSDDISSFVREDDGIYRLKPGRLASPESVVDIWPEQGAGGQYFLLPRSANCLITQKGAYTQDSSGNVKRKSQHAENHYRVLLPSKSRSVDLTDNDRSLYLQLAVSLDERVTKAAHSICDGAESAREKIRRVENYFHNNFEYGTRVYIPRREDPLGYFLENKPAAHCEYFATAAVVILREAGVPARFVTGYVAGERSSTSGFWIARRKDAHAWVEAFDEEQSRWVLVEPTPGTGVPQARETSGLAAWQQAIRMSMTRFMDSIKRIRLYKFVTLIAALGGLWYLTPLIYSLLTRIKRSKDLSDPRTKPEFISHLTNARISVELMLKRSGFERHSNETVHQFAARIGAAQPTQQQELFVRWYELYESLRFDPHSHQSIEQLIQITGQLRDQGQPGGTT
- a CDS encoding DUF58 domain-containing protein; its protein translation is MKRKTKRLSEGHLAFRLTPAGRVCFFLIGISGLGSVTVQLPVYQFFCVLTCVVLFAEALGQLFRPKLSAVLTMPSSIQMGQTVCGTLTIRNIGRWPVFDIMAMFHGLPRPIRHANKHEMIPSIRAGESAELPVTLSTSTRGIYDLPPLRIHSTFPFNLMRFGKCTALAQPLHVLPDFHMIPELNIPAGSRHQPGGMLLQKHDGNSPEFVGNREYSYGEPASRINFRAWARLGRPVVREYMDEFCMRVAIVLDTRVTPTSRWNPLKIPNAASNKNLEAAICFVASLAASMQTAESLLDMFAAGPELHVFRGATGAYHFDRLLEILAGIGSTTTNPLPELTPAVTEELKSISTVFCVFLHWDLERQTLVDGIHAAGCEFRVVLVNESESELPFPEDGVQFIRMAPDTIVNGEVLKL